One genomic window of Nicotiana sylvestris chromosome 10, ASM39365v2, whole genome shotgun sequence includes the following:
- the LOC104223108 gene encoding transcription factor MYBS3, with the protein MTRRCSHCNNNGHNSRTCPTTRGGTPTGGVGSSSGGGGGGSGGVRLFGVRLTDGSIMKKSASMGNLSSLHSYHSSSSPNPPGSPSSDVPHLPDGYLSDDPNTHASISANRRLERKKGVPWTEEEHRLFLLGLQKLGKGDWRGISRNFVTSRTPTQVASHAQKYFIRQSNATRRKRRSSLFDIVADTGTDASHPLSEEQFMLPPRAIESDKEHLIPPATKAIETDFADTLPSLYLSLKSDFESMETTPSEPVEETKPNTTTNEIPSVYPAFFPAYIPVPYSFWPSNAVPVPEDRGAEPSHHQILKPIPTVPKEPVNVDELVGMSQLTLADAGSGHIEPSPLSLKLTAEPSRQSAFHASTPVKTAEITKGETAPIQAV; encoded by the exons ATGACTCGGCGGTGTTCCCATTGCAACAACAATGGCCACAATTCCCGGACTTGTCCCACCACCAGGGGTGGCACCCCCACCGGCGGTGTCGGTAGTTCCTCCGGCGGCGGCGGAGGAGGAAGTGGAGGGGTACGGCTATTTGGTGTGAGGCTTACAGATGGTTCGATCATGAAGAAAAGTGCGAGCATGGGAAATTTATCTTCTCTTCACTcttatcattcttcttcttcgccTAATCCGCCAGGTTCCCCTTCTTCTGATGTTCCTCATTTGCCTGATGGTTACCTCTCTGATGACCCCAATACGCATGCCTCTATTTCTGCTAATCGACGACTTGAAAGGAAAAAAG GTGTTCCATGGACAGAGGAAGAGCACCGGCTTTTCCTGCTTGGTTTACAGAAATTAGGCAAAGGAGACTGGCGGGGTATATCTCGAAACTTCGTGACATCAAGGACTCCCACCCAGGTAGCTAGCCATGCACAGAAGTATTTTATTCGGCAGAGTAATGCTACTCGGAGAAAGAGACGATCCAGTCTTTTTGACATTGTTGCAGATACG GGGACCGATGCTTCCCATCCACTTTCAGAAGAGCAATTTATGCTCCCACCTAGAGCAATAGAAAGTGATAAGGAACACTTAATACCTCCTGCAACAAAAGCAATAGAAACTGATTTTGCAGATACACTCCCTTCCCTATATCTTTCTCTCAAGTCAGATTTTGAATCCATGGAAACCACTCCAAGTGAACCTGTTGAAGAAACGAAACCAAATACCACAACCAACGAGATTCCTTCAGTATATCCAGCATTCTTCCCAGCTTACATTCCAGTTCCATATTCCTTCTGGCCATCAAATGCAGTTCCTGTGCCTGAAGATAGAGGAGCAGAACCATCCCATCATCAGATCCTCAAGCCAATTCCAACCGTCCCCAAAGAACCGGTGAATGTAGATGAACTAGTGGGCATGTCCCAGCTCACCTTAGCGGACGCTGGTTCCGGCCATATTGAGCCTTCGCCACTTTCCCTTAAGCTAACAGCAGAACCATCAAGGCAATCAGCATTTCATGCGAGCACACCAGTCAAAACCGCAGAGATTACCAAGGGTGAAACTGCTCCAATTCAAGCAGTTTAA